The Brachypodium distachyon strain Bd21 chromosome 4, Brachypodium_distachyon_v3.0, whole genome shotgun sequence nucleotide sequence GATGTTCAGGTCAAAGTGTTTTACAAAGTTCAGGTTTAATATTAGATTATTTTATAGCTCAAGTTTTAAGTTGAACAAAGCACCATAGTTTAGAATTTATGACAAACTTTTCATACATAACAAATAAACGTCTTTGGGGTatgtctttcttcttttccattCGTGTGTGTTAGTGCTGATCCTTAACCCAATAGCCTGACCCCAAGCATGACCTGACCTATGTGCCAATCATCCATACACCAATGTAGGGAGTATCTACACCCACAATTTGTTCCAGTACTTATTTTTGAAAGCATTTTTTGGTTGTACTTCTGTCTCATAACATTTCCAAGGGAATAGAGGTGCTAAATCATGTTAGAGTATGTATGCACGAGTACAAAAAAGTACTATACCATTTTTTCTATACAAATGTGCTCATATATTAATTTTGCAAGTTTTTCATGTATGCACTATCACAGAATACCAATAAAAATTCCTTTGTGAAAAATATATGATTGCAATAAATAGtggtgtatatatatactcactGGTGAGAGTATTTATGTTGACATATAGAACATGTTAATGGCACCATATCTTGTAAATCCACGGGACGCGTGCATCCCTGCATCCCCTCGTCTTGAGTCGTCTGATTAAAATCATGTGTATTAGCTTAATCTGCTGGCAGTTTTGCACTAATACGCCCGCCTATAGCCTAATCTGCAATTCCTTTTGCACGGACCCCCTTGAATGTTCAGACTGCACGTACTAGACCTCCGTTTGTCTTCCTCGGCAGATATGCTGCAGAAATCCAATCACCATGACTCCCTGCTACTAATATTTGTCTCTCCAAGAGCTGCAATTGAATCCGCAGGTGGAATCTGAGCCTCTTTGCCTACTAGACGACATAATCCCCGTCTAGCGTCCCATCGCCTCCATCCTCCGACTCTCTTGATCTAATTCGAAGTACAGTATAAGATTTATATGTCGAGACGTCCCAACACAATTCAAGAATGTCAGACCATTTACGCCTGAGACAATTTGATGCGCCGCAAACACCGAGACAATTTACGCCTGTTATTGCTTCCTCTGGGATGAGTGTCACTGTCCAGTAAAGGGATCGTGGGGGATTCATCTAAGTAGCGTCGCGTTCCTGTCGAGGGCGGTCCTCCAGATTCTGGTTTCATCGCTGCAAAGCCTTTGTTGGTGAGAATTGACGTCTCCACCGATGAGTAATTCAGGGTGTTGTTGTATGGGTTGGGATTAGGTTTTGGCCGATGAGATTTGGCCCAGGGGATGAGAGACCATGGGCTCAGGATTCGAGGATTGGAAGGTTTGTGGGGACTTTCACAAAAAGAGACACGTTTGGTCCTGAGGCGGGCATGTAATTGCAAATGCTGGCTGCTTTGGATGTAAGAAGTAGGATCAGAATCGTTAGGCTGCTAAGCAAGGGATGCACGGATACAAAACATACCTCGGATTCACAGGATATGTTGCCCATGTTAATTAAGCCAAAATACATTCAGTGTTTGTGTATTTCCATATTTGCCCATTAAGAAAATCCAAAGTGTGGTTACTTCGATgccttattttattttgtatggTTCAAAGTTAgtcatactttttttttgcaagtaCTAATATTACAATTAGTGCCCGTCTATGAATCTTATACACATTATTAAAAAACTTACAAAACTTTCACAACTAGTTTCCCATTCTTGTTTCTGGATATCTCCACTGTAATTCATAGTCTTGAATGCTATGAAAGAGGCTAGGTAGTTGTAGCATATCATTCACTTTCTCTTAGAATTGGTGTTTCCTTTTGTGCGCATGGCGTGCACAATAAATATGTCAAACATATGAAGTAGCATTTATAGTTGGCTATTTGTGTTATATGGACCTTGCAGTGGCATAAGTCAATAAGCATAGACTGCTCAAAAGTACAGAGGTGCATTGAAGTAGCGCAACTCTGTGTGGATGATGATCAAAATAATAGACCTTCTATAGATTGCATCATTGATATGCTGAACGAGAAGGAAACTATGTTTCAAACGGTCTTTCCAGTAAACAAGGTAAGCTCAATCGAGTCATACATGATTTCGAGAGGGAATCTCCAATCACATCAGtcaaatttcttttctgtgtGGTCCACTGATAGTGTAACTTAATTTCTCATTGGTGCGCTCTGAGTCGATGGAGTTGATCCAGATGGACACCCGAGAGCTGCAATTTGCTTTTGAGGTAAATAAGCAGGTCTCATCCTCCCTGCAGCTAACTAACAAGACAGATGGATATGTTGCTTTTAACTTGAAAACAGCACATTCAGAGAAATACCGTACAGATCCAAACAGAGGCATTCTGCCTCCACAGTCTACATGCAAGGTTGTCATGACAATGCAACCACAGGAGAAGGCACCACTGCATATGCAGTGCAGTGACAAATTCCTCGTGCAGAGCACTAGAGTGAGCGAGGCTTGTACAACCGAGGATATCACCAGTGAAACATTCAACAAAGAGATGGGGAAAATTGTGGATGAGGTGAAGGTGTCTGTTGCTTATGTTGCCCCATCCCAACAGCTGTCCACAGTATGGGAGGGTGATAGCGACACAAAAGACGCCACATTATGCAATCGTAACGAAGATGAAGACAAAGAGGACTCCACATTATGTGAGCATGACGATGACAAAGAAGAGTCAGAAATCGTACAGACCCTTGACGCGACCAACTTTGATGCACTCATCGCCACTCATCCCTTCATCGTCATTGAGTTCTGTGTTCCATGGTGAGAAAACATGAAATTGTTGACCAGGTTACatgtatgtgtttttttttggacatCATGGGTTTATTGTGTTATAAGCTTAAATTTATCCATCTTAGTATAAAAACAATCCCCACCCTTGTGTGCTTAAAATGGTTGGGAGAAAAGTTTCTCAAACTCCCAATGCCCAGCAAAACACTAAATGAACTAATTTATAGAGAGTATATTTTTAGTTGCTCAATTGGCAGCAAAGTCTAGAAATGGTCCCTAAACTCGAAATTGGTCCCTCAATTGGCAAAACTATATACTTTTGGTCCCTCTACCGGATTTGAACGGTTTTGACTTGTTTTGACTCCACGTGAGGGTGGTTTTCCTGTAGAATTTCCCAATTTGTATGCCACGATGGCATCAGATTCCCAATAGAAATTGTCACTGAACTTGAAAGCGCATACATTTGGTCCATCAACTGTGCATTGTGGTATCCTACGTGgaaaacttaaaaaaaaacgccCCACATGGAATCAAACCTGTTTGAATCTAGGAGAGGGACTAAAGGTATCTGGTTTTGCCAATTGAGGGACCAAATGTATACGATTTTGAGTCGAGGGACCATTTCTAAACTTTGCTGCCAATTGAGGGACCAAGAATATACTTTTCTCTAATTAATAATCTCGCACAAAATAAGCGAATTAATATACTAGTCATCAATTTATATATGTATTTGGCTATACAACATTTTATTGATAACAATTTTGGTATCTGAttctgaaatttatatcaGATTTCATAGATTTGTGATCTTAACTCCACAAATTCTGAAAGTTTTTAATTCTTGAAATGCTAAAATATTTGCTCTGCGGAGCTCTGTTTCAGTAAGTTTGTTCTGTAGATCATAATTATATACATGGACAGGGTGGTTTAGTGTTGTTGTGgcattctgtttttttttggcgagATCTATTGGTATTTGCAATTTCCAATACATGCAAATActtcggtaaaaaaaaaagacatgcaaATACCAAGTTTGCTTTctttgtatatatgcatggcatGTTTTCATAGCATCAGAGCTGATATATTAACAATATTTTAGTTTGATTTTATTCctggtaatttatttattacttGTCTTATTTAATCAGTCCGAAACATTGTTAACCAAATCTGCAGGTTCAAAGACTTCGAGATATCTGCCAGGGAGGTAAGACTTTAACTCTTTCTTATAATACCACGCAGTTTTTTATTGATTAAGTTCAAACTTTGGCTTTAAATTTTTTGTGTAATATTCTGGCAACAGTGCCTTCACATATGAATCTAGTAGTATTTTTTGCGTCACGTATATGCATATTattaaaatactttttttatCAAAGCTTGCTTAGACAATCAAAATGCGCCTCATAATTTTTAAACAGAGTGAATAACATCATTCCTTAACAGCACACATTTCCCCTGTGTAATCTATCTCAGTATGAGAAGGCAGCCCAAGTGCTGAGCAAGAACAATCCGCCGATTGTTCTTGCTAAGCTTGATGCAAGTGATAAGAACAACAGGTCAATACTTACTAAACTTGGGGTCAAAGTCATCCCGACCGTTAAGATAGTGACAAATGAGGGGATGAATATGCAAACGTACGACGGCCCTAGAGATGCTGATGGCATTGTTGAATACTCGAAAAGGCAGATTCGTCCTGCTTCCATGGAGATAAAGTCGGCAAAAGATGTTGCAGAACTTTTCAATGACGATAAACTCCATATCGTAATACCTCTACCGTGCTTCAGtatctttcttctttcaatATTTTTCGTGCTGAGTTGATTATCTTGAACTGCCTTTCTCACTTGAGCCTAACTAAAAAGAACTTGAACTAACAAATTGCAGTTGTTTAGGTTGGCATCTTCTTGGAGTTTACCGGCTCTGAGTTTGCGAACTTCATGGAGGTAGCTGAGAAGCTGCGTTGTGATTATGAGTTCCACCACACTTTGAATACCACCCACCTCCCAGGCGGTGGTACAGTAGCGAGTAGCCCGTTGGTTAGGATATTCAAGCCATTTGATGAGCTGGTTTCTGACAAGTTTTTGTTTTCGCCAACTGACAATAAGGTTGTGTACAGACCATCAAGAGGCACTACGGTTCCCCACCCCCCCAGCCTGCCTACTACACCGAAAGTGGTGGCTGACGAAAACCCTGATAACCTTCTTCCTACGCTGGAAGTCCTGCAGGGCTCATCAACTTCCAGTGTAAGATGCTTACAATATCAGAATCGTTCTTGCTTATTGTTTCTTTCATAGGTCCAGGATCACCCTCAGCCACCTCGCACTCCTATTTCTGACGATTCAATCATCCTCATTCCATAGCAGCTTTGAAGATCATTTTATATCGGCAGCAAAACTCAAGAGTTGCCACTTGTGTTTCTCAAGTTCCACAACCAAACTAACACATGTTCTTCTTTCACAGCATCTTGGTTTAATTTCAGTTCTTGTTCTTCCGTTCC carries:
- the LOC100838116 gene encoding uncharacterized protein LOC100838116 isoform X4; translated protein: MVPKITDFGLSRLFGREQSRLITKNIFGSMGYMAPEYQEKGEISFKSDIYSLGIIIMKLLRGSKDLPDIKNWHKSISIDCSKVQRCIEVAQLCVDDDQNNRPSIDCIIDMLNEKETMFQTVFPVNKSMELIQMDTRELQFAFEVNKQVSSSLQLTNKTDGYVAFNLKTAHSEKYRTDPNRGILPPQSTCKVVMTMQPQEKAPLHMQCSDKFLVQSTRVSEACTTEDITSETFNKEMGKIVDEVKVSVAYVAPSQQLSTVWEGDSDTKDATLCNRNEDEDKEDSTLCEHDDDKEESEIVQTLDATNFDALIATHPFIVIEFCVPWFKDFEISAREYEKAAQVLSKNNPPIVLAKLDASDKNNRSILTKLGVKVIPTVKIVTNEGMNMQTYDGPRDADGIVEYSKRQIRPASMEIKSAKDVAELFNDDKLHIVGIFLEFTGSEFANFMEVAEKLRCDYEFHHTLNTTHLPGGGTVASSPLVRIFKPFDELVSDKFLFSPTDNKVVYRPSRGTTVPHPPSLPTTPKVVADENPDNLLPTLEVLQGSSTSSAWFDDLDANYSGSSSPLQAWYENQVHCLDPEMDPPPQMITPDQVKRCKKALKVLDKKLRQRATILQEFRSLPAIRTALLTQKFSVARSPANREKNCYTDVLPFDETRIRLQSSTGNHTAKNDYINASPTKQLDNRNQTKFISTQGPLVNTFEDFWQMVFENCCPVIVMITKFDNVKCDEYLPLSEGEGDYGRFCIKIMKIRMDGQLVLRSLKVQCNESDRFTTVLHIQYSEWPDHGVPNDSSVVRKIMKRLHHIKSRRGFPIVVHGSAGLGRTGAYITIHNTIERILLGEQDALDVVETVRKFRSQRAGVVQTEEQLMFCYKAIVDELKELVQNSPVPSSSFSWKLF
- the LOC100838116 gene encoding uncharacterized protein LOC100838116 isoform X1, giving the protein MVPKITDFGLSRLFGREQSRLITKNIFGSMGYMAPEYQEKGEISFKSDIYSLGIIIMKLLRGSKDLPDIKNWHKSISIDCSKVQRCIEVAQLCVDDDQNNRPSIDCIIDMLNEKETMFQTVFPVNKSMELIQMDTRELQFAFEVNKQVSSSLQLTNKTDGYVAFNLKTAHSEKYRTDPNRGILPPQSTCKVVMTMQPQEKAPLHMQCSDKFLVQSTRVSEACTTEDITSETFNKEMGKIVDEVKVSVAYVAPSQQLSTVWEGDSDTKDATLCNRNEDEDKEDSTLCEHDDDKEESEIVQTLDATNFDALIATHPFIVIEFCVPWFKDFEISAREHTFPLCNLSQYEKAAQVLSKNNPPIVLAKLDASDKNNRSILTKLGVKVIPTVKIVTNEGMNMQTYDGPRDADGIVEYSKRQIRPASMEIKSAKDVAELFNDDKLHIVGIFLEFTGSEFANFMEVAEKLRCDYEFHHTLNTTHLPGGGTVASSPLVRIFKPFDELVSDKFLFSPTDNKVVYRPSRGTTVPHPPSLPTTPKVVADENPDNLLPTLEVLQGSSTSSAWFDDLDANYSGSSSPLQAWYENQVHCLDPEMDPPPQMITPDQVKRCKKALKVLDKKLRQRATILQEFRSLPAIRTALLTQKFSVARSPANREKNCYTDVLPFDETRIRLQSSTGNHTAKNDYINASPTKQLDNRNQTKFISTQGPLVNTFEDFWQMVFENCCPVIVMITKFDNVKCDEYLPLSEGEGDYGRFCIKIMKIRMDGQLVLRSLKVQCNESDRFTTVLHIQYSEWPDHGVPNDSSVVRKIMKRLHHIKSRRGFPIVVHGSAGLGRTGAYITIHNTIERILLGEQDALDVVETVRKFRSQRAGVVQTEEQLMFCYKAIVDELKELVQNSPVPSSSFSWKLF
- the LOC100838116 gene encoding uncharacterized protein LOC100838116 isoform X3 codes for the protein MVPKITDFGLSRLFGREQSRLITKNIFGSMGYMAPEYQEKGEISFKSDIYSLGIIIMKLLRGSKDLPDIKNWHKSISIDCSKVQRCIEVAQLCVDDDQNNRPSIDCIIDMLNEKETMFQTVFPVNKSMELIQMDTRELQFAFEVNKQVSSSLQLTNKTDGYVAFNLKTAHSEKYRTDPNRGILPPQSTCKVVMTMQPQEKAPLHMQCSDKFLVQSTRVSEACTTEDITSETFNKEMGKIVDEVKVSVAYVAPSQQLSTVWEGDSDTKDATLCNRNEDEDKEDSTLCEHDDDKEESEIVQTLDATNFDALIATHPFIVIEFCVPWFKDFEISAREHTFPLCNLSQYEKAAQVLSKNNPPIVLAKLDASDKNNRSILTKLGVKVIPTVKIVTNEGMNMQTYDGPRDADGIVEYSKRQIRPASMEIKSAKDVAELFNDDKLHIVGIFLEFTGSEFANFMEVAEKLRCDYEFHHTLNTTHLPGGGTVASSPLVRIFKPFDELVSDKFLFSPTDNKVVYRPSRGTTVPHPPSLPTTPKVVADENPDNLLPTLEVLQGSSTSSAWFDDLDANYSGSSSPLQAWYENQVHCLDPEMDPPPQMITPDQVKRCKKALKVLDKKLRQRATILQEFRSLPAIRTALLTQKFSVARSPANREKNCYTDVLPFDETRIRLQSSTGNHTAKNDYINASPTKQLDNRNQTKFISTQGPLVNTFEDFWQMVFENCCPVIVMITKFDNVKCDEYLPLSEGEGDYGRFCIKIMKIRMDGQLVLRSLKVQCNESDRFTTVLHIQYSEWPDHGVPNDSSVVRKIMKRLHHIKSRRGFPIVVHGSAGLGRTGAYITIHNTIERILLGEQDALDVVETVRKFRSQRAGVVQTEAIVDELKELVQNSPVPSSSFSWKLF
- the LOC100838116 gene encoding uncharacterized protein LOC100838116 isoform X6 — translated: MVPKITDFGLSRLFGREQSRLITKNIFGSMGYMAPEYQEKGEISFKSDIYSLGIIIMKLLRGSKDLPDIKNWHKSISIDCSKVQRCIEVAQLCVDDDQNNRPSIDCIIDMLNEKETMFQTVFPVNKSMELIQMDTRELQFAFEVNKQVSSSLQLTNKTDGYVAFNLKTAHSEKYRTDPNRGILPPQSTCKVVMTMQPQEKAPLHMQCSDKFLVQSTRVSEACTTEDITSETFNKEMGKIVDEVKVSVAYVAPSQQLSTVWEGDSDTKDATLCNRNEDEDKEDSTLCEHDDDKEESEIVQTLDATNFDALIATHPFIVIEFCVPWFKDFEISAREHTFPLCNLSQYEKAAQVLSKNNPPIVLAKLDASDKNNRSILTKLGVKVIPTVKIVTNEGMNMQTYDGPRDADGIVEYSKRQIRPASMEIKSAKDVAELFNDDKLHILFRLASSWSLPALSLRTSWRPSRGTTVPHPPSLPTTPKVVADENPDNLLPTLEVLQGSSTSSAWFDDLDANYSGSSSPLQAWYENQVHCLDPEMDPPPQMITPDQVKRCKKALKVLDKKLRQRATILQEFRSLPAIRTALLTQKFSVARSPANREKNCYTDVLPFDETRIRLQSSTGNHTAKNDYINASPTKQLDNRNQTKFISTQGPLVNTFEDFWQMVFENCCPVIVMITKFDNVKCDEYLPLSEGEGDYGRFCIKIMKIRMDGQLVLRSLKVQCNESDRFTTVLHIQYSEWPDHGVPNDSSVVRKIMKRLHHIKSRRGFPIVVHGSAGLGRTGAYITIHNTIERILLGEQDALDVVETVRKFRSQRAGVVQTEEQLMFCYKAIVDELKELVQNSPVPSSSFSWKLF
- the LOC100838116 gene encoding uncharacterized protein LOC100838116 isoform X5 produces the protein MAPEYQEKGEISFKSDIYSLGIIIMKLLRGSKDLPDIKNWHKSISIDCSKVQRCIEVAQLCVDDDQNNRPSIDCIIDMLNEKETMFQTVFPVNKSMELIQMDTRELQFAFEVNKQVSSSLQLTNKTDGYVAFNLKTAHSEKYRTDPNRGILPPQSTCKVVMTMQPQEKAPLHMQCSDKFLVQSTRVSEACTTEDITSETFNKEMGKIVDEVKVSVAYVAPSQQLSTVWEGDSDTKDATLCNRNEDEDKEDSTLCEHDDDKEESEIVQTLDATNFDALIATHPFIVIEFCVPWFKDFEISAREHTFPLCNLSQYEKAAQVLSKNNPPIVLAKLDASDKNNRSILTKLGVKVIPTVKIVTNEGMNMQTYDGPRDADGIVEYSKRQIRPASMEIKSAKDVAELFNDDKLHIVGIFLEFTGSEFANFMEVAEKLRCDYEFHHTLNTTHLPGGGTVASSPLVRIFKPFDELVSDKFLFSPTDNKVVYRPSRGTTVPHPPSLPTTPKVVADENPDNLLPTLEVLQGSSTSSAWFDDLDANYSGSSSPLQAWYENQVHCLDPEMDPPPQMITPDQVKRCKKALKVLDKKLRQRATILQEFRSLPAIRTALLTQKFSVARSPANREKNCYTDVLPFDETRIRLQSSTGNHTAKNDYINASPTKQLDNRNQTKFISTQGPLVNTFEDFWQMVFENCCPVIVMITKFDNVKCDEYLPLSEGEGDYGRFCIKIMKIRMDGQLVLRSLKVQCNESDRFTTVLHIQYSEWPDHGVPNDSSVVRKIMKRLHHIKSRRGFPIVVHGSAGLGRTGAYITIHNTIERILLGEQDALDVVETVRKFRSQRAGVVQTEEQLMFCYKAIVDELKELVQNSPVPSSSFSWKLF
- the LOC100838116 gene encoding uncharacterized protein LOC100838116 isoform X2, with translation MVPKITDFGLSRLFGREQSRLITKNIFGSMGYMAPEYQEKGEISFKSDIYSLGIIIMKLLRGSKDLPDIKNWHKSISIDCSKVQRCIEVAQLCVDDDQNNRPSIDCIIDMLNEKETMFQTVFPVNKSMELIQMDTRELQFAFEVNKQVSSSLQLTNKTDGYVAFNLKTAHSEKYRTDPNRGILPPQSTCKVVMTMQPQEKAPLHMQCSDKFLVQSTRVSEACTTEDITSETFNKEMGKIVDEVKVSVAYVAPSQQLSTVWEGDSDTKDATLCNRNEDEDKEDSTLCEHDDDKEESEIVQTLDATNFDALIATHPFIVIEFCVPWFKDFEISAREHTFPLCNLSQYEKAAQVLSKNNPPIVLAKLDASDKNNRSILTKLGVKVIPTVKIVTNEGMNMQTYDGPRDADGIVEYSKRQIRPASMEIKSAKDVAELFNDDKLHIVGIFLEFTGSEFANFMEVAEKLRCDYEFHHTLNTTHLPGGGTVASSPLVRIFKPFDELVSDKFLFSPTDNKVVYRPSRGTTVPHPPSLPTTPKVVADENPDNLLPTLEVLQGSSTSSAWFDDLDANYSGSSSPLQAWYENQVHCLDPEMDPPPQMITPDQVKRCKKALKVLDKKLRQRATILQEFRSLPAIRTALLTQKFSVARSPANREKNCYTDVLPFDETRIRLQSSTGNHTAKNDYINASPTKLDNRNQTKFISTQGPLVNTFEDFWQMVFENCCPVIVMITKFDNVKCDEYLPLSEGEGDYGRFCIKIMKIRMDGQLVLRSLKVQCNESDRFTTVLHIQYSEWPDHGVPNDSSVVRKIMKRLHHIKSRRGFPIVVHGSAGLGRTGAYITIHNTIERILLGEQDALDVVETVRKFRSQRAGVVQTEEQLMFCYKAIVDELKELVQNSPVPSSSFSWKLF
- the LOC100838116 gene encoding uncharacterized protein LOC100838116 isoform X8 — encoded protein: MELIQMDTRELQFAFEVNKQVSSSLQLTNKTDGYVAFNLKTAHSEKYRTDPNRGILPPQSTCKVVMTMQPQEKAPLHMQCSDKFLVQSTRVSEACTTEDITSETFNKEMGKIVDEVKVSVAYVAPSQQLSTVWEGDSDTKDATLCNRNEDEDKEDSTLCEHDDDKEESEIVQTLDATNFDALIATHPFIVIEFCVPWFKDFEISAREHTFPLCNLSQYEKAAQVLSKNNPPIVLAKLDASDKNNRSILTKLGVKVIPTVKIVTNEGMNMQTYDGPRDADGIVEYSKRQIRPASMEIKSAKDVAELFNDDKLHIVGIFLEFTGSEFANFMEVAEKLRCDYEFHHTLNTTHLPGGGTVASSPLVRIFKPFDELVSDKFLFSPTDNKVVYRPSRGTTVPHPPSLPTTPKVVADENPDNLLPTLEVLQGSSTSSAWFDDLDANYSGSSSPLQAWYENQVHCLDPEMDPPPQMITPDQVKRCKKALKVLDKKLRQRATILQEFRSLPAIRTALLTQKFSVARSPANREKNCYTDVLPFDETRIRLQSSTGNHTAKNDYINASPTKQLDNRNQTKFISTQGPLVNTFEDFWQMVFENCCPVIVMITKFDNVKCDEYLPLSEGEGDYGRFCIKIMKIRMDGQLVLRSLKVQCNESDRFTTVLHIQYSEWPDHGVPNDSSVVRKIMKRLHHIKSRRGFPIVVHGSAGLGRTGAYITIHNTIERILLGEQDALDVVETVRKFRSQRAGVVQTEEQLMFCYKAIVDELKELVQNSPVPSSSFSWKLF
- the LOC100838116 gene encoding uncharacterized protein LOC100838116 isoform X9; this encodes MTMQPQEKAPLHMQCSDKFLVQSTRVSEACTTEDITSETFNKEMGKIVDEVKVSVAYVAPSQQLSTVWEGDSDTKDATLCNRNEDEDKEDSTLCEHDDDKEESEIVQTLDATNFDALIATHPFIVIEFCVPWFKDFEISAREHTFPLCNLSQYEKAAQVLSKNNPPIVLAKLDASDKNNRSILTKLGVKVIPTVKIVTNEGMNMQTYDGPRDADGIVEYSKRQIRPASMEIKSAKDVAELFNDDKLHIVGIFLEFTGSEFANFMEVAEKLRCDYEFHHTLNTTHLPGGGTVASSPLVRIFKPFDELVSDKFLFSPTDNKVVYRPSRGTTVPHPPSLPTTPKVVADENPDNLLPTLEVLQGSSTSSAWFDDLDANYSGSSSPLQAWYENQVHCLDPEMDPPPQMITPDQVKRCKKALKVLDKKLRQRATILQEFRSLPAIRTALLTQKFSVARSPANREKNCYTDVLPFDETRIRLQSSTGNHTAKNDYINASPTKQLDNRNQTKFISTQGPLVNTFEDFWQMVFENCCPVIVMITKFDNVKCDEYLPLSEGEGDYGRFCIKIMKIRMDGQLVLRSLKVQCNESDRFTTVLHIQYSEWPDHGVPNDSSVVRKIMKRLHHIKSRRGFPIVVHGSAGLGRTGAYITIHNTIERILLGEQDALDVVETVRKFRSQRAGVVQTEEQLMFCYKAIVDELKELVQNSPVPSSSFSWKLF